One Candidatus Devosia phytovorans genomic window carries:
- a CDS encoding adenosylcobinamide-GDP ribazoletransferase produces the protein MNPDEPSADPEAPSQVQASGLWGDFIMALRFFSRLPTGRSPHVRPDLGRMAMVLPLASLVIGLGPALVLVGGVWIGLPGYFAATLAVGAMAVVSGAMAEDALADAMDGLFGGHCVERRLEIMKDSRHGTYGVTALALFILLRVMALGAIAAVNPLAAGAEWLAANIVGRSAAMGLAVVLPPARRDGASATAGRVPGRSFAVGAGFAAVLLFVLGVPATSVAGMIAALLVAVVVVVGWTLLCRKLVGGQSGDLIGAAGALCEIGVLTALLVFV, from the coding sequence TTGAACCCGGATGAGCCTTCCGCCGATCCCGAGGCGCCGAGCCAGGTGCAGGCTTCTGGGCTCTGGGGTGATTTCATTATGGCGCTGCGGTTCTTCTCGCGGTTGCCGACGGGGCGTTCACCGCATGTGAGGCCAGACCTCGGACGCATGGCCATGGTGTTGCCGCTGGCGAGCCTTGTCATCGGGCTGGGACCTGCGCTGGTGCTGGTGGGCGGTGTGTGGATCGGGCTGCCGGGCTATTTTGCGGCGACGCTGGCTGTCGGGGCGATGGCGGTGGTCAGCGGCGCAATGGCCGAGGACGCCTTGGCCGATGCCATGGATGGGCTGTTTGGCGGACATTGCGTCGAGCGGCGGCTGGAGATCATGAAGGACAGCCGGCATGGCACCTATGGGGTGACGGCGCTGGCGCTGTTCATCCTGTTGCGGGTGATGGCGCTGGGGGCGATTGCGGCGGTCAATCCACTGGCGGCAGGCGCGGAGTGGCTGGCGGCCAATATCGTCGGACGGTCGGCGGCGATGGGGCTGGCGGTTGTGCTGCCGCCGGCGCGGCGTGATGGCGCGTCGGCGACGGCGGGACGGGTGCCGGGGCGAAGCTTTGCGGTGGGAGCGGGGTTTGCAGCGGTGCTGCTGTTCGTGCTTGGCGTGCCGGCGACGAGTGTTGCTGGCATGATTGCAGCGTTGCTTGTTGCGGTTGTCGTGGTGGTCGGCTGGACGCTGCTGTGCCGGAAACTGGTGGGCGGTCAGTCCGGCGATCTGATCGGCGCGGCTGGGGCGTTGTGCGAGATTGGGGTCCTCACCGCGTTGCTGGTTTTTGTCTGA
- a CDS encoding TIGR02281 family clan AA aspartic protease, producing MIFIGIALLVAAGLALLINADVGAVAGLTQMQTAQLIPLLVILIVFAGGLFTRRRKATELLGNLMLWLVIIGVAGVTYAYRDELGGVASRVAGEFQPGVAVVDAEQGLATFRRGMGGHFEINATINGHTTPMIFDTGASAVVLTIADAEAAGISTKRLNFTIPVSTANGTGRAARVRLERMEVGGIVREGVVAFVTEENALEQSLLGMTFLETLSRYSVTQNSLELAN from the coding sequence ATGATCTTTATCGGCATTGCGCTGCTGGTGGCGGCGGGCCTGGCCCTGCTGATCAATGCCGATGTCGGCGCCGTTGCGGGGCTCACCCAGATGCAGACGGCGCAGCTGATCCCTCTCCTCGTCATTTTGATCGTCTTTGCCGGCGGGCTGTTCACGCGGCGGCGCAAGGCGACCGAGCTATTGGGCAATCTGATGCTGTGGCTGGTGATCATCGGCGTGGCTGGCGTGACCTATGCCTATCGCGACGAACTCGGAGGGGTGGCGAGCCGGGTGGCCGGCGAATTTCAGCCCGGTGTCGCCGTGGTGGACGCCGAACAGGGCCTTGCGACCTTCCGGCGCGGCATGGGCGGGCATTTCGAGATCAATGCCACGATCAATGGACATACGACGCCAATGATCTTCGACACCGGCGCCAGCGCGGTGGTTCTGACCATTGCCGATGCCGAGGCAGCCGGCATTTCCACCAAGCGGCTCAATTTCACCATCCCGGTCTCCACCGCCAATGGCACGGGCCGCGCGGCGCGGGTGCGGCTCGAGCGTATGGAGGTGGGCGGCATCGTGCGCGAGGGTGTCGTGGCCTTTGTGACCGAGGAAAATGCGCTGGAGCAGAGCCTGCTCGGCATGACCTTCCTCGAAACGCTGAGCCGCTATTCGGTGACGCAGAATTCGCTGGAACTGGCGAATTAA
- the dusA gene encoding tRNA dihydrouridine(20/20a) synthase DusA produces MQQIVPTPADAIQRSRRFSVAPMIDWTDRHCRYLHRLLTGEALLFTEMITSAAIVHGDAHRHLRLNPDEGLVALQLGGADPAELAEAIRLAQDYAYAEINLNVGCPSDRVQSGKFGACLMAEPDLVADCVRAMRDATDRPVTVKCRIGIDDQDTEESLDRFADAVVGAGVDALYVHARKAWLKGLSPKENRTIPPLDYDRVHRLRQRFAPLQMMINGGLETLEMAEAEMAHMDGVMLGRAAYHTPMLLAEVDRRFFGVERDAPSLEGIMQAMADYTDRELAQGTRVNNIARHMLGLATGLPGARQFRQILSVDACKPGATSDVMLRAFEAVNRPKLAEAS; encoded by the coding sequence ATGCAGCAGATAGTCCCGACCCCCGCCGACGCCATCCAGCGGTCCCGCCGCTTTTCCGTCGCGCCCATGATCGACTGGACCGATCGGCATTGCCGCTATCTGCATCGCCTGCTGACGGGCGAGGCGCTGCTCTTCACCGAAATGATCACCAGCGCCGCCATTGTGCATGGCGATGCCCATCGTCACCTGCGGCTCAATCCGGACGAAGGCCTCGTCGCCCTGCAGCTCGGCGGCGCCGATCCGGCCGAGCTGGCGGAAGCCATTCGCCTTGCGCAAGACTACGCCTATGCCGAGATCAATCTCAATGTCGGCTGCCCCTCCGATCGCGTGCAGTCGGGCAAATTCGGCGCCTGCCTCATGGCCGAGCCGGACCTCGTCGCCGACTGCGTCCGCGCCATGCGCGACGCCACCGATCGCCCTGTGACGGTCAAGTGCCGCATCGGCATTGACGATCAGGACACCGAGGAAAGCCTCGATCGCTTCGCCGATGCGGTGGTCGGCGCCGGCGTCGACGCGCTCTATGTCCATGCCCGCAAAGCCTGGCTCAAGGGCCTGAGCCCCAAGGAAAACCGCACCATTCCCCCGCTCGACTACGATCGGGTGCATCGCCTGCGCCAGCGTTTTGCGCCGCTGCAGATGATGATCAATGGCGGTCTCGAAACGCTGGAAATGGCCGAAGCCGAGATGGCCCATATGGATGGCGTCATGCTCGGCCGCGCCGCCTATCACACGCCCATGCTGCTGGCCGAGGTCGACCGCCGCTTCTTTGGTGTCGAGCGCGATGCGCCCAGCCTTGAAGGCATCATGCAGGCCATGGCCGACTATACCGACCGCGAACTGGCCCAGGGCACCAGGGTCAACAATATCGCGCGCCACATGCTGGGCCTCGCTACTGGCCTGCCCGGTGCCCGCCAGTTCCGCCAGATTCTGAGCGTCGACGCCTGCAAGCCCGGTGCTACCTCGGATGTCATGCTGCGGGCCTTCGAGGCCGTAAACCGGCCAAAGCTGGCAGAAGCCAGTTAA
- a CDS encoding universal stress protein, protein MYTRIVVGIDGSELATKALRHALVLGKEMNARLLVVTSTEPSVLVAPGSEFMAVDTSSVIPDMEEVKARSAEVTLNAARELAAASGLDIETQHVPASVAADAIVSAARENGADLIVMGSHGRRGLGRLLLGSQAAEVLAHSTIPVLVVK, encoded by the coding sequence ATGTATACCCGGATCGTCGTCGGCATTGATGGATCAGAACTCGCCACCAAGGCACTGCGCCACGCGCTGGTGCTGGGCAAGGAGATGAATGCCAGGCTGCTGGTCGTGACCTCGACGGAGCCGTCGGTGCTGGTGGCGCCGGGTTCCGAATTCATGGCGGTGGATACGAGTTCCGTGATCCCTGACATGGAGGAGGTCAAGGCCAGGTCGGCCGAGGTGACGCTCAACGCTGCGCGCGAGCTGGCCGCGGCCAGCGGGCTGGACATCGAGACACAGCATGTGCCGGCCAGCGTCGCGGCGGACGCTATCGTCAGCGCCGCCAGGGAGAATGGAGCAGACCTGATCGTGATGGGCTCGCATGGCCGACGCGGGCTGGGTCGCCTGCTGCTGGGCAGCCAGGCCGCCGAAGTGCTGGCGCATTCGACCATTCCCGTGCTGGTGGTGAAGTAA
- a CDS encoding FGGY family carbohydrate kinase — translation MSLPHHIAVIDIGKTNAKVVLIDSGSQQQVATRSTPNVVRQDGPYPHADVERLWSFITESLLVLHAEHRVDGISITTHGATAALLAGDALAMPVLDYEFAGTEQTSADYAAARPDFTETLSPRLPNGLNLGAQIFWQSRTQAADFARVTAILTYPQYWAWRLTGQMASEVTSLGCHTDLWAPAKGAFSSMVASEGWAKLFPAVKPAASVLGYLTPEVAEATGLTTAIPVTCGIHDSNASLLPHLGRHEVPFTIISTGTWTIAMTVGGDTAHLDPARDSLANVDAFGRAVPTARFMGGREFDQLVPEIRTPSAATIARVIEEDIRVQPNFNAGVGPFPNAEGGWTRPVEQLSAEERTAAASLYLALVTEACLELCGLGRQIIIEGPLARNALFAEALAALTSVDVHASGDATGTSLGASMLFGASESHAADRVPVAPLDVAGLADYAARWRAAIS, via the coding sequence ATGTCCCTGCCCCACCACATTGCCGTCATCGACATCGGCAAGACCAATGCCAAGGTCGTGCTGATCGACTCGGGCAGCCAGCAGCAGGTGGCGACGCGCAGCACGCCCAATGTGGTCAGGCAAGACGGGCCCTACCCGCATGCCGATGTCGAGCGGTTGTGGAGCTTCATCACCGAAAGCCTGCTGGTGCTGCATGCCGAGCACCGGGTGGACGGCATTTCCATCACCACGCATGGCGCCACGGCGGCGCTGCTGGCGGGCGATGCACTGGCCATGCCGGTGCTGGACTATGAGTTTGCCGGGACGGAACAAACCTCGGCCGATTATGCCGCGGCGCGGCCCGACTTTACCGAAACGCTGTCGCCGCGCCTGCCCAATGGTCTCAACCTCGGCGCGCAGATCTTCTGGCAATCGCGGACGCAGGCGGCGGACTTCGCTCGGGTGACGGCAATTCTCACCTATCCGCAATATTGGGCGTGGCGGCTGACCGGGCAGATGGCGAGCGAGGTGACGTCGCTGGGTTGCCATACGGACCTGTGGGCGCCGGCCAAGGGCGCTTTTTCCTCCATGGTGGCGTCGGAGGGCTGGGCGAAACTGTTTCCGGCGGTCAAGCCGGCGGCTTCAGTGCTTGGCTACCTGACGCCCGAAGTGGCCGAGGCGACGGGGCTCACCACCGCAATCCCAGTGACCTGCGGCATTCATGACTCCAATGCCTCGCTGCTGCCCCATCTCGGCCGGCACGAAGTGCCTTTCACCATCATTTCCACCGGCACATGGACCATTGCCATGACGGTGGGCGGGGATACGGCGCATCTGGATCCGGCGCGGGATAGCCTCGCCAATGTCGATGCCTTTGGCCGCGCCGTGCCGACCGCGCGCTTCATGGGCGGGCGCGAATTCGACCAGCTGGTGCCTGAGATCAGGACGCCGAGTGCGGCGACAATCGCGCGGGTGATTGAAGAAGACATCCGCGTGCAGCCCAACTTCAATGCGGGTGTCGGCCCTTTCCCCAATGCCGAGGGCGGCTGGACGCGGCCAGTGGAGCAATTGTCCGCCGAAGAGCGGACGGCGGCCGCTTCTCTCTATCTGGCGCTGGTGACGGAGGCCTGTCTCGAACTGTGCGGACTGGGCAGGCAGATCATCATCGAGGGACCGCTGGCGCGCAATGCGCTGTTCGCCGAGGCGCTTGCCGCCCTGACCAGCGTCGACGTGCATGCCTCGGGGGATGCGACGGGCACGAGCCTTGGTGCGAGCATGCTGTTTGGCGCGAGCGAAAGCCATGCAGCAGACAGGGTGCCGGTGGCGCCGCTCGATGTGGCGGGGCTTGCCGACTATGCGGCGCGTTGGCGTGCAGCCATCAGTTAA
- a CDS encoding NAD(P)/FAD-dependent oxidoreductase, with amino-acid sequence MARHRVVIVGSGFGGLAAAQALSGAEVEVTLIDRRNHHLFQPLLYQVATASLSPSEIAWPIRHILRKRDDVTTLLATVAGVDVDSKSVLLENDSRVPYDSLILATGARHAYFGHDEWEQFAPGLKTLEDATTIRRKLLLAFEAAEREPDPVKRRALLTFVIIGAGPTGVELAGAISELARVTLKGEFRHSDPAAARVVLVEAANKVLGNFRPELSDYSLGALKGLGVEVILGQPVTTIDKDGLVYGETRLDAECVIWAAGVQASPAAEWLGVEADRAGRVKVLPDLTVPEHPEIFVVGDTATINKADGKPVPGVGDAAKQAGKHAARLLVKRLEGDVTPSPFHYNHAGDLATIGKRAAVIDFGWLQLKGGLAWWVWGIAHIYFLIDIKNRLSVAMSWLWIYLSGQRSARLITQGSAEKKAPIKEVTENPKS; translated from the coding sequence ATGGCACGGCATCGCGTGGTTATCGTCGGCAGTGGTTTTGGTGGCCTGGCGGCAGCGCAGGCGCTGTCCGGCGCAGAGGTCGAGGTGACGCTGATCGATCGGCGCAACCACCACCTGTTCCAGCCCCTGCTCTATCAGGTCGCGACCGCTTCGCTAAGCCCGTCGGAAATCGCCTGGCCGATCCGCCATATCCTGCGCAAACGCGATGACGTCACGACGCTGCTGGCGACCGTGGCGGGCGTCGATGTCGACAGTAAAAGCGTCTTGCTGGAGAACGATAGCCGCGTTCCCTATGACAGCCTGATCCTCGCGACCGGCGCGCGGCATGCCTATTTCGGACATGACGAATGGGAACAATTCGCCCCAGGCCTCAAGACGCTGGAGGATGCGACGACGATCCGCCGCAAGCTGCTGCTGGCCTTCGAGGCGGCGGAGCGCGAGCCCGATCCGGTCAAGCGCCGGGCGCTGCTGACCTTTGTCATCATCGGTGCCGGCCCGACGGGCGTCGAGCTTGCAGGGGCGATCAGCGAGCTGGCGCGGGTCACGCTCAAAGGCGAATTCCGCCATTCGGACCCGGCAGCGGCGCGGGTCGTGCTGGTGGAAGCAGCCAACAAGGTTTTGGGCAATTTCCGGCCGGAACTGTCGGACTATAGTCTTGGTGCCCTCAAGGGACTGGGGGTCGAGGTGATCCTCGGGCAGCCGGTGACGACGATCGACAAGGACGGGCTGGTCTATGGCGAGACGCGGCTCGATGCCGAATGTGTCATCTGGGCGGCGGGGGTGCAGGCGTCGCCGGCGGCAGAATGGCTGGGTGTCGAGGCTGACCGGGCCGGGCGCGTGAAGGTTCTGCCAGACCTGACGGTGCCCGAGCATCCCGAGATTTTCGTGGTCGGCGATACGGCGACGATCAACAAGGCCGATGGCAAGCCGGTGCCTGGGGTTGGCGATGCGGCCAAGCAGGCGGGCAAGCATGCTGCACGACTTCTGGTGAAACGTCTTGAGGGTGACGTTACGCCTAGCCCATTTCACTACAATCACGCGGGGGACCTGGCGACCATCGGCAAGCGTGCGGCGGTGATTGACTTTGGCTGGCTGCAACTCAAGGGCGGGCTCGCCTGGTGGGTGTGGGGCATTGCCCATATCTATTTCCTGATCGACATCAAGAACCGCCTGTCGGTGGCGATGAGCTGGCTGTGGATCTATCTCAGCGGCCAGCGCAGCGCCCGGCTGATCACCCAGGGCAGCGCGGAAAAGAAAGCGCCGATCAAGGAAGTGACGGAGAACCCGAAGAGTTGA
- a CDS encoding type II toxin-antitoxin system CcdA family antitoxin encodes MANALPKTPRLTRDDYLRILDLPSKAFRDAKASMSEAEVVEMRKVWLEDSKEAIADYNRHVEEHGLPLEKYRLF; translated from the coding sequence ATGGCCAATGCTCTGCCCAAAACGCCCCGCCTAACGCGCGACGACTATTTGAGAATTCTCGACCTGCCGTCGAAAGCGTTCCGCGACGCAAAGGCGAGCATGTCGGAAGCGGAAGTCGTTGAAATGCGCAAAGTCTGGCTGGAGGACAGCAAAGAGGCGATCGCGGACTATAATCGCCATGTCGAAGAGCATGGGCTCCCGCTTGAGAAGTATCGGTTGTTCTGA
- a CDS encoding CcdB family protein, with protein MARYDVFRLGDGLVVDVQTNYLSDIVSRLVVPLEPLQNTARRTRRLNPILQFDGGSYVLLPQQMASVSIRILTHRLGSIAEYHDDIMDAIDVLLTGF; from the coding sequence ATGGCGCGGTACGATGTCTTTCGACTGGGTGATGGCCTGGTGGTAGATGTCCAAACCAACTATTTATCCGACATCGTCAGCCGCCTCGTCGTTCCACTGGAACCACTGCAGAATACGGCGCGACGTACGCGGCGGCTAAACCCGATCCTGCAATTTGACGGCGGATCGTATGTGCTGTTGCCACAGCAGATGGCTTCGGTGTCCATCAGAATACTCACGCACCGTCTCGGATCGATCGCCGAATATCACGATGACATCATGGACGCCATCGACGTGCTGCTGACTGGCTTCTAG
- a CDS encoding DMT family transporter produces the protein MTTAPLERRLLGIGLAIAAYFLFVCLDSSAKWLGLVGIPAFQVIFVRYAVHFGLAAAINLPSKGLSLLRTKSPKLEFLRALALLGSTLCNFTAVRYLPLTVTGAIGFTIPLIITALSVFFLREVVGWRRWTAIAIGFIGVLIIVRPGTEVFHPATLLSLGGATSYACYAMLTRRLAGVDSAGTQQFYGAALPTLVLAPLALANWVWPSTPADWLVLSLIGIIGFTGHQFITVAHNFAPASALAPFSYAQILFFALSSWLIFQQPPDLWFFLGAPVVMASGLYIWLRERALHKQTTAVEVAEG, from the coding sequence ATGACCACCGCCCCGCTCGAGCGCCGCCTTCTGGGCATCGGCCTCGCCATTGCCGCCTATTTCCTTTTCGTTTGCCTCGACAGCTCCGCCAAATGGCTCGGCCTCGTCGGCATTCCCGCCTTCCAGGTCATTTTCGTCCGCTATGCCGTCCATTTCGGCCTGGCCGCCGCCATCAACCTGCCGAGCAAGGGGCTCTCCCTGCTGCGCACCAAAAGCCCGAAGCTCGAATTTCTCCGCGCCCTGGCGCTGCTCGGCTCTACCCTCTGCAATTTCACCGCCGTGCGCTACCTCCCGCTGACCGTCACCGGCGCCATCGGCTTTACCATTCCCCTGATCATCACCGCGCTGTCGGTCTTCTTCCTGCGCGAAGTGGTCGGTTGGCGCCGCTGGACGGCCATCGCCATCGGTTTCATCGGCGTGCTGATCATCGTCCGTCCCGGCACCGAAGTCTTTCACCCGGCGACCCTGCTGTCGCTGGGCGGCGCCACCTCCTACGCCTGCTACGCCATGCTGACCCGGCGCCTCGCCGGCGTCGACTCCGCCGGCACCCAGCAATTCTATGGCGCCGCGCTTCCCACGCTGGTCCTAGCGCCCCTGGCTTTGGCGAACTGGGTCTGGCCGAGCACGCCGGCCGACTGGCTGGTGCTGTCGCTCATCGGCATCATTGGCTTCACCGGCCACCAGTTCATCACCGTAGCGCACAATTTTGCACCCGCCTCGGCCCTGGCGCCCTTCTCCTACGCGCAGATCCTGTTCTTCGCCCTCTCCAGCTGGCTCATCTTCCAGCAGCCCCCCGACCTCTGGTTCTTCCTCGGCGCCCCCGTAGTCATGGCCAGCGGCCTCTACATCTGGCTCCGAGAACGGGCCCTGCACAAGCAGACCACGGCAGTGGAGGTCGCAGAGGGCTAG
- a CDS encoding glycoside hydrolase family 2 protein, producing the protein MAMPATYSALDLTGQFNLSSPTSEIRTAIALPGDVHHALLEADLIADPYFGENEKKVMWVNETAWSVERRFTASAADVDGYLTLTLSEVDCIATILLNGEVVAKTQNSFLRNDIDVTGKVHEGDNTLRIEFDIAPDVAKARAEAHPFPIPFTKNYQTNGLAGVHMNFIRKAACHAGWDWGICLMPIGVYGTMSLRKSRLARQESVQVDQAHGEKSVELSIKTRLFAFAHGEVELSHTIDGQVISDKVSLQKGENVFTHTVTIHNPNLWWPAGQGAQPLYELVTDLEGEKTTRQLGLRQLEWIVEPDEIDHSFKCRINGRDITMMGANWIPADAIPSRITPTVIRDLLESAKAANMNMLRIWGGGQYEPDYFYELCDELGILIWHDFMFACMSYPSDRPFLENVRQEITQQVRRLSHHACIALWCGDNEVIGSLSWYPETKADPGRYIANYDRLNSMLGNIVEDEDPIRRFWPSSPSLGYMDFSDGWHSDTRGDLHYWDVWHSAKSFEAYRSVNPRFASEFGFQSFTSMNVIESFAEEKDRNPSSPVMENHQRNAGGNARILETMTRYFRFPRDFDQMVFLSQIQQGLAIKTAIEYWRSTKPRCMGTLYWQINDIWPVASWSSLDYGGQWKLLQYMAKRFFLPVNVVAVPHHEDIATNSRGTPVENAPPTAIRLRGINDTGRPVSIFLEVLAVKVGGGTRTVFTGNSAIGPDGAVTLAELPFADLGEDEFLFFSWRDAKGRLLGENDYVPKPYKAYELVQPKVRAAWSDVDGQLVLTLTSDQPALFVTATVDIPGYFSDNAVTLLPGRQTELTFTPRHGATPSPAELVRSLKVRNLSETF; encoded by the coding sequence ATGGCCATGCCAGCCACCTATTCCGCCCTCGATCTGACGGGCCAGTTCAACCTGTCATCCCCCACCAGCGAGATCCGCACAGCCATTGCCCTGCCGGGCGATGTGCATCACGCGCTGCTCGAGGCCGATCTCATTGCCGATCCATATTTCGGCGAAAACGAGAAAAAGGTCATGTGGGTCAACGAGACGGCCTGGTCCGTCGAGCGCAGATTCACCGCCAGCGCCGCCGATGTTGACGGCTACCTGACCCTGACTCTCAGCGAGGTCGATTGCATTGCCACGATCCTGCTCAATGGCGAGGTGGTGGCGAAAACCCAGAACAGCTTCCTGCGCAACGATATCGACGTCACCGGCAAGGTGCACGAGGGCGACAACACCCTGCGCATTGAATTCGACATCGCGCCCGACGTCGCCAAGGCGCGCGCCGAGGCCCATCCGTTCCCGATTCCCTTCACCAAGAACTACCAGACCAATGGTCTGGCCGGCGTGCACATGAACTTTATCCGCAAGGCGGCCTGCCATGCCGGCTGGGACTGGGGCATCTGCCTCATGCCCATCGGCGTCTACGGCACCATGAGCCTGCGCAAGTCACGTCTGGCCCGCCAGGAGAGCGTTCAGGTCGATCAGGCCCATGGCGAGAAGTCGGTCGAACTCTCGATAAAGACTCGCCTTTTCGCCTTTGCTCACGGTGAGGTTGAACTGAGCCACACGATAGACGGTCAGGTTATCAGTGATAAGGTCTCGCTGCAGAAGGGCGAGAATGTCTTCACCCACACTGTCACCATCCACAATCCGAACCTCTGGTGGCCGGCCGGGCAGGGCGCCCAGCCGCTCTACGAGCTGGTGACCGACCTCGAAGGCGAAAAGACCACCCGCCAGCTCGGCCTCAGGCAGCTCGAATGGATCGTCGAGCCGGACGAGATCGACCACAGCTTCAAATGCCGCATCAACGGCCGCGACATCACCATGATGGGCGCCAACTGGATCCCCGCCGACGCCATCCCCTCCCGCATCACCCCAACGGTCATCCGCGACCTGCTCGAAAGCGCCAAGGCGGCGAACATGAACATGCTGCGCATCTGGGGTGGCGGGCAGTATGAGCCCGATTATTTCTACGAGCTCTGCGACGAGCTCGGCATTCTGATCTGGCACGACTTCATGTTCGCATGCATGAGCTACCCGTCCGACCGGCCCTTCCTCGAAAACGTCCGCCAGGAAATCACTCAGCAGGTCCGACGTCTCAGCCACCACGCCTGCATCGCGCTATGGTGCGGCGACAACGAGGTCATCGGCTCGCTCAGCTGGTATCCCGAAACCAAGGCCGATCCGGGCCGCTATATCGCCAATTACGACCGCCTCAATTCCATGCTCGGCAATATCGTCGAGGATGAAGATCCCATCCGACGCTTCTGGCCCTCGTCACCCTCGCTCGGCTACATGGACTTCTCCGACGGCTGGCATTCCGACACCCGCGGCGACCTGCACTATTGGGACGTCTGGCACTCCGCAAAGAGCTTTGAGGCCTATCGCTCGGTCAATCCGCGCTTTGCCTCCGAATTCGGCTTCCAGAGCTTCACCTCTATGAATGTCATCGAGAGTTTCGCCGAGGAAAAGGATCGCAATCCGTCCTCCCCGGTCATGGAAAATCACCAGCGCAATGCCGGCGGCAATGCCCGCATCCTCGAAACCATGACGCGCTATTTCCGTTTCCCGCGCGATTTCGACCAGATGGTCTTCCTCAGCCAGATCCAGCAGGGCCTCGCCATCAAGACCGCCATCGAATACTGGCGCTCCACCAAGCCGCGCTGCATGGGCACGCTCTATTGGCAGATCAACGACATCTGGCCGGTCGCCTCCTGGTCGAGCCTCGACTACGGCGGCCAGTGGAAGCTGCTGCAATATATGGCCAAGCGCTTCTTCCTGCCGGTCAATGTCGTCGCCGTGCCACACCACGAGGACATCGCCACCAATTCGCGCGGCACTCCGGTCGAAAACGCCCCGCCCACCGCGATCCGCCTGCGCGGCATCAACGACACCGGCCGCCCGGTCAGCATTTTCCTCGAAGTGCTGGCGGTAAAGGTCGGCGGCGGCACGCGAACGGTCTTTACCGGCAATAGCGCCATTGGCCCCGACGGCGCCGTGACGCTGGCCGAACTGCCTTTCGCCGACCTTGGCGAAGACGAGTTCCTCTTCTTCTCCTGGCGCGACGCCAAGGGCAGGCTGCTTGGAGAAAACGACTATGTCCCGAAACCCTACAAGGCCTATGAACTGGTCCAGCCCAAGGTGCGAGCTGCCTGGTCAGATGTCGATGGTCAACTCGTCCTGACCCTCACCAGCGACCAGCCGGCGCTCTTTGTCACCGCCACGGTCGATATTCCGGGCTATTTCTCCGACAATGCCGTGACGCTTCTGCCCGGTCGCCAGACCGAGCTGACCTTCACTCCACGCCATGGTGCCACCCCGTCGCCGGCCGAACTGGTACGCTCGCTCAAGGTCCGCAACCTGTCGGAAACTTTCTGA